TGCCCATCATTGTCAGTGCGCTACGAGGCGATGTGAGCCTTGAGAGCTATCGGGCGTTTCTGGTCCAGGCTTATTACCACGTGCGCCATACGGTGCCGCTGATGATGGCATGCGGTGCGCGTCTGCCCGCCCGTCTGGAGTGGCTGCGCAAAGCCGTGTGTGAGTACATCGAAGAGGAGTACGGCCATGAACAGTGGGTGCTCGACGACATTGTCGCCTGTGGTGGCGACCGCATTGCCGTACGCGATGGCCAGCCGTCGCTGTCGATTGAGTTAATGGTCAGTTATCTCTATGACCTGATCGCCCGTGGCAACCCGGTCGGCCTGTTTGGCATGGTCAATGTACTCGAAGGCACCAGCATTGCACTGGCAACCCACGCAGCGGGCAGCATTCGCACGCGCCTGGGGTTGCCGGAAACGGCCTTCAGTTATCTGAGCTCCCATGGCTCGCTCGATATTGAGCACATGCAGACCTATCGTCGCCT
The Pseudomonas hygromyciniae genome window above contains:
- a CDS encoding TenA family transcriptional regulator, which encodes MNFFDELQDATQQERHELFNLPIIVSALRGDVSLESYRAFLVQAYYHVRHTVPLMMACGARLPARLEWLRKAVCEYIEEEYGHEQWVLDDIVACGGDRIAVRDGQPSLSIELMVSYLYDLIARGNPVGLFGMVNVLEGTSIALATHAAGSIRTRLGLPETAFSYLSSHGSLDIEHMQTYRRLMNQLEDRDDQEAVIHASKVVYRLYTDMFRGLSRDVEGQHAAA